Genomic window (Candidatus Vicinibacter proximus):
GTACCACCATTTTCCACTACAATGCCTTGATACATTTGATCTGTACATGGCATCAAATCACATTCAGAAATAATTAGGCCATATCCGTTTTTGACATGAATAGATGATCCTTCTGCAATGTAAAAATCACAATCAAAAAAATAATTAAATCTATTGATGTTTAAAATACCAAATATGCAAATAGTAATCCCGTTTGCAAATTGTGGTATGGTAGTTGAGGTAATATTTGTACTGCTATTGAGATCATTACCTACCACAACCGAACCACCAGGACATCCGCAGGTTGATGTCGTAGCTACAGGGTATGTTTGAATAAATTCATCAGGCAAGAAAAACTTAGTTGATTTTCGAACCTGATCAGCTTGTTTTAAAATAGAAAGCTGGGAATATTTTAAAAGGGCAGGAGAACCAGTCCCTGTAAGCACCCCGCTGGCCATGACAAGGGCTAGGATGAGTAAGAATCTGACCGCTTTACAGGTGCTGTAACCGGTTACAGATTTGAAATTTGAAGTTTGAAGTAGCGAATTGTTCATCGGGACAGTAATTTTACTGTTTACCCGGAAGATTTCAACTCGTTTCATTATTAAGTATTTATTTGAAACACCATTGTTTCCATCCTTTTTTTGCCAACCTCATTTTACGAATAAAATGAAATCAACTCTTTGACTCACTGAAATTGACAGCTATTTTGATATGTTCGAATGGAATTTCCGAGATTCAAATTAATCCGATCAGCTAAATCGAGTTAATTATGTTCCTGTGTCAAATATACATTCTTTAGTTTAAAGAAGTTCCAACTATTTTGAAAAAAATTAAAAATTCAGGGAAAAGCCTTAGGAAATAATTTATTAAAATTCAGGGAAAACCCTGATAAATTATCTATTTATCTTAATATTTTAATAAATATATCACAGTATATGGCAATTTTCTTTTATTTATAAAATTGTCATTTACTGAGAGCCACAATAATAATTTTGTTTCCAACATTTACCAAGGATTCAATAACAAAAGTAGGAGATGGGATACTATTCATTGGTGAGAAAAATCAATTGTTTAATTGATCTTATCCAAACAGGTAACAAAAGCTGGATTCAATTCATTAATGCAACGGTTTATCTCAGTGGTAGTTTTTGATATTTCAGTACTGTATATTTCTATCACTTAGATGTCTACTATTTTTTCCTGGGATACTTAAATTGTTAACTACCCTGCCTTATCTGATTATTACAATCTTCTCCGTTTTCATTACCACTCCTCTTTCATAAAGTACCACCGAGTAAAGTCCTGCCGGCAACTGCTCCGTATCGATCACATTACTACCTTGATATACGCGCTCGCTGAGGACGGTCTGTCCTTGTGAATTGATTAGATGTATGTACATACTTTCTGGCAGATAGTCATGAATATTTAGCACAAAGTGATCAGATGCAGGATTAGGAAAAATGTCAGTTTTAATCACAATTTTTCCCTTGTCATTAGTCGCTAAAGTTCCAACATTCAGCGTCCTACATAAAGTATCTGCCCCGTACTTATTCTTAACAATCAGGCAGACTTCATATATGCCATCCTTCTCAAAACAGTGAATTGGAGAAGTATCTCTACTTTGTGTACCATCACCAAAATCCCAATACCACTCAGGTTCAGATTCATCCGGAGTATATGCACTTAAATCCACAAACTCAAAGCATCGGTATCTTGCAGTATCCTGGTCATATCGCCACCAGGCCCAGGGGACGTTGTCGATGCCGAGCGTATCGCAATCACTACCATCGATGGAACCCAAGCGGTAGTTTGGGAACACCGGCATGGCAGCTTTTATTGCTGGAAGCCGCAAACTGTGTTGTCTGAAATCACAATTTTTTGAATATTGATTTGGCCTGTGCATTATGTGCAGTTCTCTTGTCTGTGTATAATAAGGGTCACCATAAATTCTACCATCAGGACCAAGTTGGAGCAATGATATATAAGTAGGACGTGTTATATTACCAAATAGATGAGATTTAAATCCATCATAAATATCAATCAATAATTTTTCACCAATTGTACCATCCAAGAAAATGGGAAACTGAAAGATAGAATCGTTTTCACAGGTATACAAGTACCGGCTATTGTGTGAAAAAGCGCCACTACTTAAAACGAAAGGTTTGTTCTCAGGATCAGGTTCATATCCACGATTTGCGAATAATATTTGTTTATGATTAGAAAATTTTCCATTGCATCGATCAAATTCCAGATAATCTAAAAATGATTTTGGATAGTATCCATTTCTATAACTATAAACTGATAAATAGTACTTACCATTAGGGGAAAACTGACTAATTCCAGGACCATAGTGTTTATAAGTAGACTCAAAAGTCTGTTCTCCATAATCAAATATATTGGATGGTGTTAATAGAAAAATGCGAAAGGAAATTTCAAATGGTTTTGGAATAATTACCCACCAATCTCTTCCATTGGCATGTTTGCAAGCTGTTAATTTTTCAATTTCAAAGGTATCTTGTGCTATTATTTTTGAAAAATTAATTAGAGCTGGAGTGTTATTTTGGTTCACAGTAATTATGGAAATGCTAATTATGCCTCCAACTAATTCGGGCATAGAATTATAAATTATATTTTTGTCATGGACTGAAATTAAATAGAATTGATTTTTAAAAGATGTTGATGGAAGAATTAATGTCTGTTGGAGATTTGCCCAACAATCGCCTAGATTGTAACAAATACTGTCTGAGTTTTTGACTTTGTTTCCTTTAGAATCTTCAATATAGAAACCATTGAAAGAAAACAAAAAATTACCTTCTTCGTCTGAAATGCAAGGTGTATTTCCAACTAAGAGATTAATGTTTTTAGTTTTATCAAAATAGACTTCTGGATTTCCAGATTGAGTATTAAAAGTCATCATAGAGTGTCCAAAAACAGAATCTCTTTTTGGTCCATCAAGATATCCAAATAACCAATTAAAATCATACTTTTGCGCAGATATTGATGTTATTATTGAGAAAAATATGAAAGAAAATTTAAAAAGTGAATTCATAAAAAATATTTGCAATTATATTAAAAAGCAGCAGGGATATGCCCTGCTGCGCAGATAAAATTTAACGATTGATTAGAATTCTGGAAGAAAATAGATTCTTACCTGATTTCTGACTGTCGATAGATATAATATATATACCCTGCACTATATTATGAGTTGAAATTACTTTCAAGCAAGAAGATGCAGAAGGCCATTGTTCTCTTAAAAGTGTTTTGCCATTTAAATCCCGAATGTGTATTAATTTATCCATTCTTTGATTACACATTCTATCGGTAATGATCAAATTCTCACTAACTGGATTAGGAGTAATTTGATAGGAATATCCAATATTTTCATCACCGGTTGAATTTATGATTGGACTTGGTGGAAGGCACAATAATGAATCATTATATCCATTTAAAACAGACATGTCTTTTAGAATTCTAGCTAGGTTGACTGCATTTCCGTATTCAAGTGGACAAAGCTCCGCAATTGCGGATAGATCTGATGACTGAGTAGAATTCAATTCAAATATACCAGCCGCCACAGATTCCATATAAATATGGTTAACTTCTTGTAGGAAGGTTTGAATATCGTCTTCTGCCTCTATTAAATCATTGGCAGCAAGAACATCCTCAAGAAAAGTATCTCTCTGCTCAAGCCAACTATCCCATAAAGTATTTAAATCTGAAGTAGCTTCATTAGCGTCACTAAATAGATCTACCAAGAATTCATGGTAATAGCTACTGTCGGTAGAGTTGGCCGCATTGTACAAAGAATCTGCATACAATTTAATTGCTGTCATCTTAGCGTTAATGAGGATGAGTTCATCTTCCATATCTTCAAGTTCTGATAAATTATCTATTTATCTTAATATTTTAATAAATATATCTCAGTAAATGGTAATATACTTAGAACTGTATTAATAATTTTGTTTCCAACATTTTTGTGATGACTGATAATGAAATTAAATATTTAAGTACTGTAGGATTGTGAGTATGATCATGGGCGGCTTTGATTTTGATACAATATACTAACAAAAGTTATATTCTTGATATTTTTTAATGAATCAAATTTGCTTTATATTATCTTTTTAAAAAAAAACTTAGGAAAAAATTAGTGAGTGTTAGCTCGAATAGTTATTTTCACAAGGCTTTAAGCCCAGGGTATTTCGAAGCACCAGGGCTATCAAAAAGTATTTGACCCGGCGCTCGGTCACAAGACGATTGCATTTTCATTTATTTGCGTGGTGGTAGACTCAATGCATGGTTGTTGAGTGGTCATTTGTTTGTTAAAAAATTAGTTATGACAGATCCAGAGAATCCAAAATCGTTATTTAGAATAATTATAGAAAAATGCAATAAAGTTTATTACTCTATTACAGAGAACTTTATTTATCTCATCATGGCCTTTGCGGCTCCTTTGTTTCTGTATTATATAAGTCAGGGCAAGGAAGTGGTGTTGTACTTGTTGGATCCGCATGAATGGATGAATATTGCCATGATACTGGTCAGCTTTATTGTATTGTTTTATGTTATTTGGGTAATTCCTGTGTGGAGCATTGAGCTCTTAAAAATATTATCCGACAGAAATATGATGACCCGGAAAATGGAAGATAAGGAGGGAGGAGTTTCGCCACCACAATTGTTTTGCATTTTGGCGAACCGGTATAACAGTGAATTCAATCACAAAAGGGTTTATCCAATTCGAATTTTTGCTAATATTCCTATCTTGGTTTTTGTATTCACCATTGCTGGAACACAGTGGGATGAATTATTTAGTCCGTTTATTTTTTTAACATTCCTTTTGATTTCATTGGTCATCAAGGATATGGTAAAAGAGTTTGTGGTAGAGAAAATTATGAAGAATAATTTTTTTTTAACGCGACCTTTTCTGGGTTATTTTGGCCATACAGCAATCATTATAATGGCTTCGCTTTTATGGGCTTGTGGATGTTATCTCTGCGGTGCGTTTGTGATTTGGCTATTGTATTTTTATAATGACTGGTTCCATTATTTTATAGAAAAGATTTCCGAATATTGGAAGCAAGATCCAACAGGCAAGCCATGTCCACCCGGTGATCTGCAGGAGTGTCTTTACAAAAAATCAAAAAAAGTCTTTTCTGTTTATGTGATAATCATTCTGCTTTTTATAATCATGTTTTGGGTTGGGGAAAGATATGAGTTCATGCATAAAATATCGCCTGTGCTGATCATGAACATTTGTTTTTCATTTATTATTTGTTTGATAGATACCGCCTTTAAGACACCTAAGGATGCGCTTGAAGTTTTGGTCGTCATGGATCAAGTCCCTGATGATCACAGTAATTGTTTAAAAGAAATTCCGAAATCGGACTGTTTGCTTGAAAAATCAACTGATAGGGAAGTGAAGGAAGATCCGTCGCCTCAGGGTAATATTGAGAAGGGACTTTACCTGTTTTTTAGTTTTGCGAATATTGTATTCCTGCTGGTTAGTTTGAATTTAATTTTTATCAAATCAATCAATGGTCACAGAATCCGAAAAGAGAGGATTGGCAAAGAGTTGTACGATCAATTGGGTAACAGGCATAGCCTATTAAATTATTATAAAGTCTGGAGAGAAAAGAATGATAATCCAAAGACAGTCGTTCTTATTGCCGGCTCAGGAGGAGGTTCCCGCGCAGGATACTGGACAGGAATAAACCTTGATCACATTTATGCTACTCTTGGAGACACTGCCAAAATATTTGCTATTTCTACTATTTCGGGCAGTACTTCCGGAGCGAATATGTTTTTAACCCGACTGGCAGCTGATCCGAAAAGTTTATCGGTGCAAGAGAGAAAATCATTTTGGGATACCATTTATTCACGCAACTATTTAAGTGGTGGAATCTGGGGCGTATTGCTTGGAGATGGAATAGGAGGCTT
Coding sequences:
- a CDS encoding T9SS type A sorting domain-containing protein; translated protein: MNSLFKFSFIFFSIITSISAQKYDFNWLFGYLDGPKRDSVFGHSMMTFNTQSGNPEVYFDKTKNINLLVGNTPCISDEEGNFLFSFNGFYIEDSKGNKVKNSDSICYNLGDCWANLQQTLILPSTSFKNQFYLISVHDKNIIYNSMPELVGGIISISIITVNQNNTPALINFSKIIAQDTFEIEKLTACKHANGRDWWVIIPKPFEISFRIFLLTPSNIFDYGEQTFESTYKHYGPGISQFSPNGKYYLSVYSYRNGYYPKSFLDYLEFDRCNGKFSNHKQILFANRGYEPDPENKPFVLSSGAFSHNSRYLYTCENDSIFQFPIFLDGTIGEKLLIDIYDGFKSHLFGNITRPTYISLLQLGPDGRIYGDPYYTQTRELHIMHRPNQYSKNCDFRQHSLRLPAIKAAMPVFPNYRLGSIDGSDCDTLGIDNVPWAWWRYDQDTARYRCFEFVDLSAYTPDESEPEWYWDFGDGTQSRDTSPIHCFEKDGIYEVCLIVKNKYGADTLCRTLNVGTLATNDKGKIVIKTDIFPNPASDHFVLNIHDYLPESMYIHLINSQGQTVLSERVYQGSNVIDTEQLPAGLYSVVLYERGVVMKTEKIVIIR
- a CDS encoding T9SS type A sorting domain-containing protein, which codes for MEDELILINAKMTAIKLYADSLYNAANSTDSSYYHEFLVDLFSDANEATSDLNTLWDSWLEQRDTFLEDVLAANDLIEAEDDIQTFLQEVNHIYMESVAAGIFELNSTQSSDLSAIAELCPLEYGNAVNLARILKDMSVLNGYNDSLLCLPPSPIINSTGDENIGYSYQITPNPVSENLIITDRMCNQRMDKLIHIRDLNGKTLLREQWPSASSCLKVISTHNIVQGIYIISIDSQKSGKNLFSSRILINR